In Methanosphaera sp. ISO3-F5, a genomic segment contains:
- a CDS encoding carboxymuconolactone decarboxylase family protein, which produces MNENIEIISNLDSVLVETDPDLTCILDNFVSKQVLNESVLSDRERLIVIIACLVSNQSYNLYEKMIIKALDIGVTPIEIKEILYQSLAYIGLSKTYDFFEITNRIFNEKKIKLPLPSQTTVKYEDRLQEGYEIQTRNFGKKFIDNNIENTPEGQKHIWDFISSYAFGDFYTRTGLSDNDRELLSFTYILSLRGCENQLRIHAKGNLELGNNIEKLVSVITVLIPYIGFPRTHNALAILNEVYKETQKEKD; this is translated from the coding sequence ATGAATGAAAATATAGAAATTATTTCAAATCTTGATTCTGTTTTAGTTGAAACTGATCCTGATTTGACGTGTATTCTTGATAATTTTGTGTCTAAACAGGTTTTAAATGAAAGTGTTCTTAGTGATAGGGAGCGTTTAATTGTTATTATTGCTTGTCTTGTCAGTAATCAGTCCTATAATTTATATGAAAAGATGATTATTAAAGCACTTGATATAGGTGTCACACCTATAGAAATAAAAGAAATACTGTACCAATCATTAGCATACATTGGACTATCAAAAACATATGACTTCTTTGAAATCACTAACAGAATATTTAACGAGAAAAAGATTAAATTACCATTACCATCACAAACAACAGTTAAATACGAGGATAGGTTACAGGAAGGATATGAAATTCAAACAAGAAATTTTGGAAAAAAATTCATAGACAATAACATAGAAAACACCCCCGAAGGACAAAAACACATATGGGACTTCATATCATCCTATGCATTCGGAGACTTCTATACACGAACAGGATTATCAGACAATGACAGAGAATTACTGTCATTCACATACATACTCTCATTAAGAGGATGTGAAAATCAATTAAGAATACATGCAAAGGGCAACCTAGAATTAGGAAACAATATAGAAAAATTAGTTAGTGTAATCACAGTATTAATACCATACATCGGCTTTCCAAGAACACATAATGCATTAGCAATACTAAACGAAGTATATAAAGAAACACAAAAAGAAAAAGATTGA
- a CDS encoding aldo/keto reductase — protein sequence MKKLGFGLMRLPQTDDNPENIDQEQLNQMVDIYMENGYNYFDTAYPYHNGLSETALKKAVVDRYPRESFKIADKLPIFFIHEEKDMQPYFEEQLERCGVEYFDYYMLHNVCSWNEYAFTKVDSFGFLKQKKKEGLVKQIGISLHDEPKYLEKILEQHPEIDFVQLQINYLDWEDKAIQAKKCYEIARKYNKPIIVMEPIRGGGLAKIPEEAEKLMKEYNPETKPSSWALRFCAGLQDVVMVLCGMNNIEQMKENIESMNDYQPINKEEEEILEKVADIIHSAIEIPCTSCNYCLETCPQNIYISKYFELYNAEKQTKWQGFSQQLNLYLTYIEKNYGRARDCVECDVCIHQCPQRLDIPGYMKKVSEEFDDAADATNEIFS from the coding sequence ATGAAAAAATTGGGATTCGGATTAATGAGATTACCACAAACAGATGATAATCCAGAAAATATAGATCAAGAACAATTAAATCAAATGGTAGATATTTACATGGAAAATGGATACAACTATTTCGATACTGCATACCCCTACCATAACGGATTAAGCGAAACAGCACTAAAAAAAGCAGTAGTAGATAGATATCCAAGAGAATCATTTAAAATAGCAGACAAATTACCAATCTTCTTTATACACGAAGAAAAGGATATGCAACCCTACTTTGAAGAACAACTCGAAAGATGTGGAGTAGAATACTTCGATTACTACATGCTACATAACGTATGCTCATGGAATGAATATGCATTCACCAAAGTAGACTCATTCGGCTTCTTAAAACAAAAAAAGAAAGAAGGACTAGTAAAACAAATAGGAATATCCCTACATGACGAACCAAAATACCTCGAAAAAATATTAGAACAACACCCAGAAATAGACTTTGTACAACTACAAATCAACTACCTTGACTGGGAAGACAAAGCAATACAAGCAAAAAAATGCTACGAAATTGCACGAAAATATAACAAACCAATAATAGTCATGGAACCTATACGTGGTGGAGGATTAGCAAAAATACCAGAAGAAGCAGAAAAACTAATGAAAGAATATAACCCTGAAACAAAACCAAGTTCATGGGCACTACGATTCTGTGCAGGACTACAAGATGTAGTCATGGTACTATGTGGAATGAACAACATAGAACAAATGAAAGAAAACATAGAATCAATGAACGATTATCAGCCAATAAACAAGGAAGAAGAGGAAATACTCGAAAAAGTAGCAGATATAATACATTCAGCAATAGAAATACCATGCACATCATGTAATTATTGTCTGGAAACATGTCCACAAAACATATACATATCCAAATACTTTGAATTATACAATGCAGAAAAACAAACAAAATGGCAGGGATTTTCACAACAATTAAACCTATACCTCACATATATAGAAAAAAATTATGGACGAGCAAGAGACTGCGTAGAATGTGATGTATGCATACATCAATGTCCACAAAGATTAGATATTCCAGGATATATGAAAAAAGTATCCGAAGAATTTGATGATGCAGCTGATGCAACAAATGAAATATTTAGTTAA
- a CDS encoding aldo/keto reductase, whose amino-acid sequence MLKKLGFGLMRLPVLNDKIELIDVDKVKEMIDYYMSKGFNYFDTAHVYHKGSSELIVKEVLTERYPRESFILTSKLPIFNLEKEEDMEEIFNEQLEKCGVDYFDYYLLHNVSSKHKDKFTRIDSFKFINEKKEEGKIKHIGISCHDSPEFLEEILVNHPEIEVVQLQINYLDWNNKVINAKECYNVACKYAKKVIIMEGLKGGSLLNLPSEAQKMLNDYDTSNSPLEWCFRFNYSLDNILVVLSGMNSLEEVKENIAIHDSFKKLIHEDYDLLEKVVIKISDNKNINCTSCNYCTDYCPKGIRIPQFFELYNSQHLLDNNHSLGMYYRNLVSADNIYASDCIECNSCVDYCPQHINIPEMLKIVAKFYE is encoded by the coding sequence ATGTTAAAAAAGTTAGGCTTTGGATTAATGAGATTACCCGTATTAAACGATAAAATAGAACTTATTGATGTGGATAAAGTAAAGGAAATGATAGATTATTATATGAGTAAAGGATTTAACTATTTTGATACTGCTCATGTATATCATAAGGGCAGCAGTGAATTAATAGTTAAAGAAGTATTAACCGAGAGGTATCCGCGTGAATCATTCATATTAACAAGTAAACTGCCAATTTTTAATCTGGAAAAAGAAGAGGATATGGAAGAAATTTTTAATGAACAATTAGAAAAGTGTGGAGTAGACTATTTTGATTATTATCTGTTACATAATGTAAGTAGTAAGCATAAGGATAAATTTACTCGCATAGATTCTTTTAAATTCATAAATGAAAAGAAGGAAGAAGGAAAAATTAAGCACATAGGCATATCCTGTCATGACAGTCCGGAGTTTCTAGAGGAAATATTAGTTAATCACCCCGAAATAGAGGTTGTGCAGTTACAAATTAACTATTTGGACTGGAATAATAAGGTTATCAATGCAAAAGAATGTTACAATGTAGCATGTAAATATGCAAAGAAAGTTATTATCATGGAAGGATTAAAAGGAGGTTCTTTACTGAACTTGCCAAGTGAAGCTCAAAAGATGCTAAATGATTATGATACTAGTAATAGTCCCCTGGAATGGTGTTTCAGATTTAATTATTCCTTAGATAATATACTGGTAGTGTTAAGTGGAATGAATAGCCTGGAGGAGGTAAAAGAAAACATAGCAATACATGACAGTTTCAAAAAGCTCATTCACGAAGATTATGATTTATTAGAAAAAGTTGTTATAAAAATATCTGATAATAAGAATATTAACTGCACATCCTGTAATTACTGTACAGATTATTGTCCAAAGGGTATACGCATCCCCCAATTCTTTGAATTATATAATTCACAGCATCTTCTTGATAATAATCATTCACTGGGCATGTACTATAGAAACTTAGTATCAGCTGATAATATATATGCATCTGATTGTATTGAATGTAATTCATGTGTAGACTACTGTCCACAACATATTAATATACCTGAAATGTTAAAAATAGTTGCTAAATTCTATGAGTAA
- a CDS encoding GNAT family N-acetyltransferase, whose protein sequence is MNPEYKTREETDFKIIKNPDNKETLTNFIKQEYPYITQAMKYEEYKIEYEEYDILQELLYDNKVIGILSIEVNNNTIRTLCINEVYILPEYRHNGIFHETLLNLLTQPNMTIAIKNPNRTIIDLLLKYKLAKKLKNNIVLSYIDFIVEDKKIYTNKQLTIKYENNYIKDEKVPTDFYDLNINSCVFIEINNLNDIKKNKAYIIKARLTDSKNERYYNLLKNVDETYIENLKERILNINDEDITFLENVRKRIDEYLDINDILGTENNLNPIFQEKLEEHNLSIEDGFIIRNKVNNALKNNEIIPKSMVIRTLYLLETYNQTDSQLEHYTSKPATEDKCPYCSNNISLMEEVCSKCGYNLLLDNQPQDLIEKITEKMMLTTLPPRLTLKETINNKQQKISNILKEELDYTSYDEDEVYTIQNIISTYQFLKDINEILYFEIYNYDLLNNIQEGSTLHYALKNNLIQEMNDYQYYIKLLEDYLPDRYLKKILSEHNYDIDGDKDDLIYRIEKNISPKDIFGVKYVLTKKGNEYIVNQDYLENYLENLSEFTFYEYYDFYNKNKDKSYDELNREFIEYIKEIALETDNYYKYHDLIRHKINSSDLDQEEFLVLFTMLFIIDINYWINSKNHRKTNKPISVNVLTEFPEIKRLYYQNDIEDIYYKAFNSIMIPSLKNNEDLVKFYLKKSLEYDDIDDVNREIEYNIFVDEYLRRYSI, encoded by the coding sequence ATGAACCCCGAATATAAAACAAGAGAAGAAACAGATTTTAAAATAATAAAAAACCCAGACAACAAAGAAACATTAACAAACTTCATAAAACAAGAATACCCCTACATAACACAAGCAATGAAATATGAAGAATACAAAATAGAATACGAAGAATACGACATACTACAAGAATTACTATACGACAACAAAGTAATAGGAATACTAAGCATAGAAGTAAATAATAACACAATACGAACATTATGCATAAACGAAGTATACATATTACCAGAATACAGACATAACGGCATATTCCATGAAACACTATTAAACCTACTAACACAACCAAACATGACAATAGCAATAAAAAATCCAAACAGAACAATCATAGACTTACTACTAAAATACAAACTAGCAAAAAAACTCAAAAATAACATAGTATTAAGCTACATAGATTTCATAGTAGAAGACAAAAAAATATACACCAACAAACAATTAACAATCAAATACGAAAATAATTACATAAAAGACGAAAAAGTACCAACAGATTTCTATGATCTAAACATAAACTCTTGTGTATTCATTGAAATAAATAACTTAAATGACATAAAAAAGAACAAAGCATACATCATAAAAGCACGCTTAACTGATTCAAAAAACGAGAGATACTACAATTTATTAAAAAATGTAGATGAAACATATATAGAAAATTTAAAAGAAAGAATACTAAACATAAACGATGAAGACATAACCTTCCTCGAAAATGTAAGAAAAAGAATAGATGAATATCTTGATATTAATGACATATTAGGAACAGAAAATAACTTAAACCCAATATTCCAGGAAAAACTAGAAGAACACAACCTATCAATAGAAGATGGATTCATCATAAGAAACAAAGTAAACAACGCATTAAAAAATAATGAAATCATACCAAAATCAATGGTTATACGAACATTATACTTACTTGAAACATACAATCAAACCGATTCCCAACTAGAACATTACACCAGTAAACCAGCAACAGAAGACAAATGTCCATACTGTTCAAATAACATCTCATTAATGGAGGAAGTTTGCAGTAAATGCGGATACAATCTCTTATTAGACAATCAACCCCAGGATCTGATAGAGAAAATAACTGAAAAAATGATGTTAACCACATTACCTCCCAGATTAACATTAAAAGAAACTATAAACAATAAACAGCAGAAAATATCAAATATCCTTAAAGAAGAACTAGACTACACATCCTATGATGAAGATGAAGTATACACTATACAGAATATCATATCCACTTACCAGTTTTTAAAGGATATCAATGAAATATTATATTTTGAAATATATAATTATGACTTGCTAAATAATATACAAGAAGGCAGTACATTACATTATGCATTAAAAAATAATTTAATACAAGAAATGAATGATTACCAGTATTATATTAAATTATTAGAGGATTACTTGCCGGACAGGTATTTAAAAAAAATATTATCCGAACATAATTATGATATTGATGGAGATAAAGATGACTTAATTTATCGAATAGAGAAAAATATAAGTCCAAAAGATATCTTTGGAGTAAAATATGTTCTGACAAAAAAAGGAAACGAATACATAGTAAATCAGGATTACCTGGAAAATTACCTGGAAAACTTATCAGAATTCACTTTCTATGAATACTATGATTTTTATAATAAAAACAAGGACAAATCATATGATGAGTTAAATCGAGAATTTATTGAATATATTAAAGAAATTGCATTAGAAACAGATAATTATTATAAGTATCATGACCTTATCCGACATAAAATAAACAGTTCTGATTTAGATCAGGAGGAATTCTTAGTATTATTTACTATGCTATTCATTATTGATATTAATTATTGGATAAATTCTAAGAATCATAGGAAGACTAATAAGCCTATAAGTGTTAATGTTTTAACGGAATTTCCTGAAATTAAAAGATTATATTATCAAAATGATATAGAAGATATTTATTATAAAGCATTTAATTCTATTATGATACCTTCTTTAAAGAATAATGAGGATTTGGTTAAATTTTATTTAAAAAAATCGTTAGAATATGATGATATAGATGATGTTAATAGAGAAATTGAATATAATATTTTTGTGGATGAATATTTACGAAGATATTCTATTTAA
- a CDS encoding heavy metal-binding domain-containing protein, producing the protein MIITTTENIPGKNYEIIGLVHGNNIQSKNFLRDFTQGLRNIKGGELKAYTDMMIESRSVATDRMIEEAQQLGADAIIMVRYDTSSIVENSSEVHCYGTAVKFI; encoded by the coding sequence ATGATAATTACAACAACAGAAAACATACCAGGAAAAAACTATGAAATAATAGGCCTAGTACACGGAAACAACATACAATCCAAAAACTTCTTAAGAGACTTCACACAAGGACTACGAAACATAAAAGGAGGAGAACTAAAAGCATACACAGACATGATGATAGAATCAAGAAGTGTAGCAACCGATCGAATGATTGAAGAAGCACAACAATTAGGAGCAGATGCAATAATAATGGTACGATACGATACCAGCAGCATAGTAGAAAACTCCTCCGAAGTACATTGCTATGGAACAGCAGTAAAATTTATTTAA
- a CDS encoding SAM-dependent methyltransferase → MMNKILFEPIGYIHSEYEDVNQMPKSSTESYDKTAELIVDEKYLESMSDIKKDEEYMIIFYFHKSEGFKQKVRIRGTGPITGLFSTHAPNRPNPIGVSTIKIKDVKDNIITFNGVDMLNNTPVLDIKKIFK, encoded by the coding sequence ATGATGAATAAAATACTATTCGAACCTATCGGTTATATTCATTCAGAATATGAAGATGTTAATCAAATGCCCAAAAGCAGCACGGAATCATATGATAAAACAGCAGAACTAATAGTAGACGAGAAATACCTGGAAAGTATGTCCGATATTAAAAAAGATGAAGAATATATGATCATATTCTATTTCCATAAATCAGAAGGATTTAAACAAAAAGTCAGGATTAGGGGTACTGGACCAATAACAGGACTATTCTCTACACATGCACCAAACAGACCAAACCCTATAGGAGTATCCACCATTAAAATTAAAGATGTAAAGGATAACATAATTACATTTAATGGTGTTGATATGCTTAATAACACCCCAGTACTCGATATAAAGAAAATATTTAAATAA
- the crcB gene encoding fluoride efflux transporter CrcB produces MLLECLAVGLGGFIGSVLRYIIGLIPIQETSIFPINTFIINILGTVLISIIAFYITQNVNYDENLILFLKVGLCGGFTTFSTFALETGDLIKSGNAEIAFIYVLLSVIIGVTVIFIPELLVNS; encoded by the coding sequence ATGTTACTAGAATGCTTAGCAGTTGGTCTTGGGGGCTTTATTGGTTCCGTACTAAGATATATCATAGGATTAATACCAATACAAGAAACAAGCATATTTCCAATAAATACTTTCATAATTAACATACTTGGAACAGTATTAATTTCAATCATAGCATTTTACATTACCCAAAATGTAAACTATGATGAAAACCTCATATTATTCCTTAAAGTAGGTCTTTGTGGAGGATTCACAACATTCTCAACATTTGCTCTGGAAACAGGAGATCTTATCAAATCAGGAAATGCAGAGATTGCTTTCATATATGTATTACTAAGTGTAATAATTGGTGTAACAGTAATATTCATTCCAGAACTATTAGTAAATTCATAA
- the ribB gene encoding 3,4-dihydroxy-2-butanone-4-phosphate synthase, protein MEHEEMLTGNYKERVETAVEAIKNKKGVIVTDDESRENEGDMFFSAQYVTNEQMALLIREGSGIVCLCMTEEKADELELPLMVEDNTSTYGTGFTITIEAAEGVTTGVSAADRVTTVRAASNDDAKPEDLHHPGHVFPLRAKNGGVLERDGHTEANIELMKLAGLKPMGVLCEITNPDGTMARMPEIIEFSKVHDMPIVTINDIIQYISE, encoded by the coding sequence ATGGAACATGAAGAAATGTTAACAGGTAATTACAAAGAAAGAGTAGAAACTGCAGTAGAAGCTATAAAGAACAAAAAAGGTGTAATAGTAACCGATGACGAATCACGAGAAAACGAAGGAGATATGTTCTTTTCTGCTCAATATGTTACTAATGAACAAATGGCATTATTAATAAGAGAAGGTAGTGGAATAGTTTGTCTATGTATGACAGAAGAAAAGGCAGATGAACTAGAATTACCATTAATGGTAGAAGACAATACAAGTACATATGGTACAGGATTTACAATTACAATCGAAGCAGCAGAAGGAGTAACTACAGGGGTTTCAGCTGCTGATCGTGTAACAACTGTTAGAGCCGCATCCAATGATGATGCTAAACCTGAAGATTTACATCATCCTGGTCATGTATTCCCCTTACGTGCTAAAAATGGTGGAGTACTTGAAAGGGATGGTCATACTGAAGCTAATATAGAATTAATGAAACTTGCAGGTCTTAAACCAATGGGAGTTTTATGTGAAATAACTAATCCTGATGGTACTATGGCTAGAATGCCTGAGATTATCGAGTTTTCTAAAGTTCATGATATGCCGATAGTTACTATTAATGATATTATTCAGTACATATCTGAATAA
- a CDS encoding NADH-dependent flavin oxidoreductase, whose protein sequence is MKDLFDETNLGDLKLQSRVVRTGLWESETKNNKITSDVYDRYESIAKSGVGLITSELISLYPKNKFNEYAHKLYDPNFIGDFRRITDMVHSYNVPILAQLEFVQFNRGIDMNVSVNDLTLDDIRKIQTDLIIAAKKLSFAGFDGIQLALGNNFFLSKFINPYYNQRDDDFGGDTFARLRIVLESIKVIKDNFDLHINCRVNAYDGRKGGIDKEESIKICELLEEYGADSIQVTKPLSPLYFTKDEENNELIDYAVELKKRINLPVIVGGGFDSLDKINNVLNGDDIDFVSMYRPFVAQADFLVDWKKNKNGVSRCKLCNNCYRVKSSNCFHFK, encoded by the coding sequence ATGAAAGATTTATTTGATGAGACTAATCTTGGTGACTTGAAATTACAAAGTCGTGTTGTTCGAACTGGTTTATGGGAGTCAGAGACTAAGAATAATAAAATTACATCTGATGTATATGATAGGTATGAAAGTATTGCTAAAAGTGGTGTTGGCTTAATTACTAGTGAGTTAATTTCATTGTATCCTAAGAATAAGTTTAATGAGTATGCTCATAAACTTTATGATCCTAATTTTATTGGTGATTTTAGACGAATTACTGATATGGTTCATTCTTATAATGTTCCTATTCTTGCTCAGCTGGAGTTTGTGCAATTTAATCGTGGCATTGATATGAATGTTTCTGTTAATGATTTAACTTTGGATGATATTCGTAAAATTCAAACTGATTTAATTATTGCTGCTAAAAAGTTATCTTTTGCTGGTTTTGATGGTATTCAGTTAGCTTTGGGTAATAATTTCTTTTTAAGTAAGTTTATTAATCCTTATTATAATCAGAGAGATGATGATTTTGGTGGGGATACTTTTGCTAGGTTGAGAATTGTTTTGGAAAGTATTAAGGTTATTAAGGATAATTTTGATTTGCATATTAATTGTAGGGTTAATGCTTATGATGGCCGTAAGGGTGGAATTGATAAAGAGGAAAGTATTAAGATATGTGAATTGTTAGAAGAGTATGGTGCTGATAGTATTCAAGTGACTAAGCCGTTATCTCCTTTGTATTTTACTAAAGATGAGGAGAATAATGAGTTAATTGATTATGCTGTTGAGTTAAAGAAGAGGATTAATTTGCCTGTTATTGTTGGTGGTGGCTTTGATAGTTTGGATAAAATTAATAATGTTTTGAATGGGGATGATATTGATTTTGTTTCAATGTATAGGCCTTTTGTTGCTCAGGCGGATTTTTTAGTTGATTGGAAAAAAAATAAGAATGGTGTTTCTAGATGTAAACTGTGTAATAATTGTTACAGAGTTAAATCCAGTAATTGTTTTCATTTTAAATAA
- the bioB gene encoding biotin synthase BioB — MNIKSLKNKIIQGHRITKEEALTLINAPLNELCQAANEIRQHFCGNRFDACTIINIKSGKCSENCVFCAQSIHYDTKIEEYNLMDKNKLKQETLNLYNHGFKRISYVSSGRKISSSEFNVIIEVIRELRTLQNDINICVSLGLLSSDEIRKLNEVGATRVHCNLESSEKYFPHVCSTHSYSDKIDTLEKINDTRLLACSGGIFGLGESFEDRVDLAFTLRDLNIRSIPINVLNPIPGTLVGSNDVLDNDEVCRIIAIFRFINPSSFIRMAGGRSLLVDHGRCAFMSGSNSAILGNMLTTLGVSFDEDLDMIRGLGFQICFDII, encoded by the coding sequence ATGAACATTAAAAGTCTGAAAAACAAGATAATACAAGGACACCGAATAACTAAAGAAGAAGCATTAACTTTAATAAATGCACCATTAAATGAGTTATGTCAAGCAGCTAATGAAATAAGACAACATTTCTGTGGAAACAGGTTTGATGCATGTACAATAATTAATATTAAAAGTGGCAAATGCAGTGAAAACTGTGTATTTTGTGCACAATCAATACATTATGATACAAAAATAGAAGAATACAATCTTATGGATAAGAATAAACTTAAACAGGAAACATTAAACTTATATAATCATGGGTTTAAAAGAATCAGTTACGTATCATCAGGTCGTAAAATATCTTCTTCTGAGTTTAATGTTATTATTGAAGTTATCCGTGAATTACGAACATTGCAAAATGACATTAATATTTGTGTATCACTTGGATTGTTAAGTTCAGATGAAATAAGAAAGTTAAATGAAGTTGGTGCTACGCGTGTTCATTGTAATCTAGAAAGTTCTGAAAAGTATTTTCCCCATGTATGTTCTACTCATTCATATAGTGATAAAATTGATACACTTGAAAAGATTAATGATACTCGTCTTTTAGCGTGTAGTGGTGGTATTTTTGGTTTGGGTGAAAGTTTTGAGGACCGAGTTGATCTTGCATTTACTTTACGTGATTTAAATATTCGTTCTATTCCTATTAATGTTTTAAATCCTATTCCTGGTACACTTGTGGGTAGTAATGATGTGTTGGATAATGATGAGGTTTGTCGTATTATTGCAATTTTTCGTTTCATTAATCCGTCTTCTTTTATCCGTATGGCTGGTGGTAGGAGTTTGTTAGTTGATCATGGAAGATGTGCTTTTATGTCTGGTAGTAATTCTGCTATACTTGGTAATATGCTTACTACTTTGGGTGTTTCTTTTGATGAAGATTTGGATATGATTAGGGGGTTGGGTTTTCAAATTTGTTTTGATATCATATAG
- a CDS encoding type II CAAX endopeptidase family protein — translation MGEYINIFNYKLIIKCRFLKYIGLWEGIYIFNNLEYFKKTSETLKEATLAETNRSALTETLLFILLYVAMILITGLFMYVITLGIPENTDSYLLLSLGGFIVSIIFTIFAVTKIEKRSLRSLGFSRENIGSNLLKGFVIGFVMFVLVVFIGMILGQYTFMGFDFSSLYLAIPYIIVFIIQPFGEEIFTRGWIIPLFSKNYSVFTAIVVSTLFFVVGHVGNNGFNIVALVNILLIGVLLSLLFLKFDNIWICGAFHSAWNFTQGYLFGFNVSGLNMSSLLHFSQAAPNIVNGGSFGPEAGLITTCISVLIIIYLW, via the coding sequence ATGGGTGAATATATTAATATTTTTAACTACAAATTAATCATTAAGTGTAGATTTTTAAAATATATTGGTTTATGGGAGGGAATATATATTTTTAATAATTTGGAATATTTTAAGAAAACATCAGAAACTCTTAAAGAGGCCACTTTAGCTGAGACTAATCGGTCTGCATTAACAGAGACGTTACTTTTTATTCTTTTATATGTGGCAATGATACTTATTACTGGATTATTCATGTATGTAATAACATTGGGTATTCCTGAGAACACTGATTCTTATTTACTGTTATCATTGGGTGGTTTTATTGTTTCAATTATTTTTACCATTTTTGCAGTTACAAAGATTGAAAAACGTAGCTTAAGGAGTTTAGGTTTTAGTCGTGAAAATATTGGATCTAATTTATTGAAAGGATTTGTTATTGGCTTTGTAATGTTTGTGCTAGTAGTTTTTATTGGTATGATTTTGGGTCAATATACTTTTATGGGATTTGATTTTTCATCTTTGTATCTGGCTATTCCATATATTATAGTGTTTATTATTCAGCCGTTTGGGGAAGAGATTTTTACTAGGGGTTGGATTATTCCATTATTTTCAAAAAATTATAGTGTGTTTACTGCTATTGTGGTTTCTACTTTATTTTTTGTAGTGGGGCATGTTGGTAATAATGGTTTTAATATTGTTGCATTGGTTAATATTTTGTTGATTGGTGTTTTATTATCATTATTGTTTTTAAAATTTGATAATATTTGGATTTGTGGTGCTTTTCATTCTGCTTGGAATTTTACTCAAGGTTATCTTTTTGGTTTTAATGTTAGTGGTCTTAATATGAGTTCTTTACTTCATTTTAGTCAAGCTGCTCCTAATATAGTTAATGGTGGTAGTTTTGGTCCTGAAGCGGGTTTGATTACTACATGTATTAGTGTTCTGATAATAATTTATTTGTGGTAA